Proteins found in one Zea mays cultivar B73 chromosome 1, Zm-B73-REFERENCE-NAM-5.0, whole genome shotgun sequence genomic segment:
- the LOC103644007 gene encoding uncharacterized protein isoform X1, with product MTSRGHIRPLFKFLQINFMQSLWNLRSTCRYSLVGKMRFTKKTQKIGMRAINILGIKGRMLYKSEYKFSTIVQTESIRLHILSIQQTKLVIFRMQAKCDAATEDHAHSVRAIGLERTCGKPISDLASFRFPHCRHTRVQPATNAPAGDWSLDPVCFVGKLQAPLDGRRLEPRSSLLCWKTSSTTRRKLSALKIRTRRSRALTRLALCGRCISVRSPR from the exons ATGACCTCACGTGGCCATATACGCCCTTTGTTTAAGTTCTTGCAGATCAACTTTATGCAGAGCTTGTGGAACCTGAGAAGCACATGCAGATATTCTCTCGTAGGAAAAATGAG ATTTACCAAAAAAACTCAGAAGATAGGCATGAGAGCTATAAATATTCTTGGAATAAAAG GAAGAATGCTTTACAAATCCGAATATAAGTTCAGTACGATAGTGCAAACAGAGAGCATCAG GCTGCATATCTTGTCGATTCAACAAACCAAGTTGGTCATTTTCAGAATGCAAGCTAAGTGTGACGCCGCCACAGAAGACCATGCCCACT CTGTTCGTGCTATCGGTTTGGAAAGAACATGTGGAAAGCCAATCTCGGATCTTGCTTCCTTCAG GTTTCCACATTGTAGACACACAAGAGTCCAGCCTGCGACAAACGCTCCTGCAG GAGATTGGAGCCTAGATCCAGTTTGCTTTGTTGGAAAACTTCAAGCACCTCTAGACGGAAG GAGATTGGAGCCTAGATCCAGTTTGCTTTGTTGGAAAACTTCAAGCACCACTAGACGGAAG TTGTCTGCACTGAAGATCAGGACACGAAGATCGCGAGCTTTAACAAGGCTCGCCTTGTGCGGAAGGTGTATTTCAGTGAGATCTCCAAGATGA
- the LOC103644007 gene encoding uncharacterized protein isoform X3: MRAINILGIKGRMLYKSEYKFSTIVQTESIRLHILSIQQTKLVIFRMQAKCDAATEDHAHSVRAIGLERTCGKPISDLASFRFPHCRHTRVQPATNAPAGDWSLDPVCFVGKLQAPLDGRRLEPRSSLLCWKTSSTTRRKLSALKIRTRRSRALTRLALCGRCISVRSPR, translated from the exons ATGAGAGCTATAAATATTCTTGGAATAAAAG GAAGAATGCTTTACAAATCCGAATATAAGTTCAGTACGATAGTGCAAACAGAGAGCATCAG GCTGCATATCTTGTCGATTCAACAAACCAAGTTGGTCATTTTCAGAATGCAAGCTAAGTGTGACGCCGCCACAGAAGACCATGCCCACT CTGTTCGTGCTATCGGTTTGGAAAGAACATGTGGAAAGCCAATCTCGGATCTTGCTTCCTTCAG GTTTCCACATTGTAGACACACAAGAGTCCAGCCTGCGACAAACGCTCCTGCAG GAGATTGGAGCCTAGATCCAGTTTGCTTTGTTGGAAAACTTCAAGCACCTCTAGACGGAAG GAGATTGGAGCCTAGATCCAGTTTGCTTTGTTGGAAAACTTCAAGCACCACTAGACGGAAG TTGTCTGCACTGAAGATCAGGACACGAAGATCGCGAGCTTTAACAAGGCTCGCCTTGTGCGGAAGGTGTATTTCAGTGAGATCTCCAAGATGA
- the LOC103644007 gene encoding uncharacterized protein isoform X2, with the protein MQIFSRRKNECVSGRMLYKSEYKFSTIVQTESIRLHILSIQQTKLVIFRMQAKCDAATEDHAHSVRAIGLERTCGKPISDLASFRFPHCRHTRVQPATNAPAGDWSLDPVCFVGKLQAPLDGRRLEPRSSLLCWKTSSTTRRKLSALKIRTRRSRALTRLALCGRCISVRSPR; encoded by the exons ATGCAGATATTCTCTCGTAGGAAAAATGAG TGTGTTTCAGGAAGAATGCTTTACAAATCCGAATATAAGTTCAGTACGATAGTGCAAACAGAGAGCATCAG GCTGCATATCTTGTCGATTCAACAAACCAAGTTGGTCATTTTCAGAATGCAAGCTAAGTGTGACGCCGCCACAGAAGACCATGCCCACT CTGTTCGTGCTATCGGTTTGGAAAGAACATGTGGAAAGCCAATCTCGGATCTTGCTTCCTTCAG GTTTCCACATTGTAGACACACAAGAGTCCAGCCTGCGACAAACGCTCCTGCAG GAGATTGGAGCCTAGATCCAGTTTGCTTTGTTGGAAAACTTCAAGCACCTCTAGACGGAAG GAGATTGGAGCCTAGATCCAGTTTGCTTTGTTGGAAAACTTCAAGCACCACTAGACGGAAG TTGTCTGCACTGAAGATCAGGACACGAAGATCGCGAGCTTTAACAAGGCTCGCCTTGTGCGGAAGGTGTATTTCAGTGAGATCTCCAAGATGA
- the LOC100191390 gene encoding uncharacterized isoform X1 yields the protein MLHRPPFCLFRLSSVNRGLYIYRWFEVIGRTTQAKMASVHKATTLVLMFCLLALGRAEYLKYKDPKQPVAVRIKDLLGRMTLAEKIGQMTQIERENATADALAKYFIGSVLSGGGSVPAPQASAQAWAAMVTEMQKGALSTRLGIPIIYGIDAVHGHNNVYKATIFPHNVGLGATRDPDLVKRIGEATALEVRATGIPYAFAPCIAVCRDPRWGRCYESYSEDPKVVQSLTSLISGLQGDAPADSAGRPYVGGSKKVAACAKHYVGDGGTHNGINENNTIIDTHGLLSIHMPPYYNSIIRGVSTVMVSYSSWNGVKMHANHFLVTDFLKNKLKFRGFVISDWEGIDRITTPPHANYSYSIEAGVGAGIDMIMVPFRYTEFIDDLTTQVQNKVIPMSRIDDAVYRILRVKFTMGLFENPYPDSSLAGELGKQEHRELAREAVRKSLVLLKNGKSSYAPLLPLPKKAGKILVAGSHANDLGNQCGGWTITWQGSSGNTTAGTTILSGIEATVDPSTQVVYSESPDSGVLADKYDYAIVVVGEPPYAETFGDNLNLTIPAPGPSVIQSVCGAAKCVVVLISGRPLVVEPYLGDMDALVAAWLPGSEGQGVADVLFGDYGFTGKLPRTWFKSVDQLPMNVGDAHYDPLFPFGFGLTTKGTK from the exons ATGCTCCATCGCCCCCCTTTTTGTTTGTTCCGGCTCAGTTCAGTCAATCGAG GTCTCTATATATATAGGTGGTTCGAGGTGATCGGCAGAACCACACAGGCAAAGATGGCGAGCGTGCACAAGGCCACCACCCTTGTTCTCATGTTCTGCCTGCTAGCGCTGGGGAGAGCGGAGTACCTCAAGTACAAGGACCCAAAGCAGCCCGTCGCTGTTCGCATCAAGGACCTGCTGGGTCGGATGACTCTCGCCGAAAAGATCGGCCAGATGACGCAGATCGAGAGGGAAAACGCCACGGCCGACGCGCTGGCCAAATACTTCATAG GTAGCGTGCTGAGCGGCGGAGGCAGCGTGCCTGCTCCTCAGGCGTCTGCTCAGGCTTGGGCCGCCATGGTGACCGAGATGCAGAAGGGCGCTCTTTCTACGCGTCTGGGTATACCGATCATCTACGGTATCGATGCAGTGCATGGGCACAACAACGTCTACAAAGCTACTATTTTCCCTCACAACGTCGGGCTTGGAGCTACCAG GGACCCTGACCTCGTTAAGAGAATTGGAGAAGCAACTGCTCTTGAAGTTAGAGCTACTGGAATTCCTTACGCCTTTGCTCCCTGTATAGCG GTCTGTAGAGATCCAAGATGGGGACGTTGCTATGAGAGCTACAGTGAGGATCCAAAGGTTGTCCAGTCACTGACTTCACTCATCTCTGGCCTGCAAGGTGACGCTCCTGCGGATTCCGCGGGAAGGCCGTATGTTGGGGGAAG TAAGAAGGTTGCTGCATGCGCGAAGCACTATGTCGGTGATGGTGGAACGCATAACGGAATCAACGAGAACAACACGATCATCGACACACACGGGCTGCTGAGCATCCATATGCCTCCTTACTACAACTCTATCATCCGAGGTGTCTCCACGGTCATGGTCTCCTACTCCAGCTGGAACGGAGTGAAGATGCACGCGAACCATTTCCTGGTCACGGATTTTCTCAAGAACAAGCTCAAGTTTAGG GGTTTTGTGATTTCCGACTGGGAGGGCATTGATCGGATCACTACTCCTCCTCACGCCAACTACTCTTACTCAATTGAGGCTGGTGTTGGTGCTGGAATTGACATG ATCATGGTTCCATTCAGATACACAGAATTCATCGACGATCTGACGACACAAGTTCAGAACAAGGTCATCCCCATGAGCAGAATCGACGACGCCGTCTACAGGATCCTTCGTGTCAAGTTCACCATGGGTCTGTTCGAGAACCCTTACCCCGACTCTAGCCTCGCCGGCGAGCTCGGGAAGCAA GAACACCGGGAACTGGCGCGCGAAGCCGTCAGGAAATCCCTTGTTCTCCTGAAGAACGGCAAGTCCTCCTACGCTCCGTTGCTGCCCCTCCCGAAGAAGGCCGGCAAGATCCTGGTCGCCGGCAGCCACGCCAACGACCTGGGCAACCAGTGCGGGGGGTGGACGATCACGTGGCAAGGAAGCAGCGGCAACACCACTGCCG GCACGACGATCCTCTCCGGGATCGAGGCCACCGTGGACCCCAGCACGCAGGTGGTGTACTCGGAGAGCCCGGACAGCGGCGTGCTGGCCGACAAGTACGACTACGCGATCGTGGTGGTCGGTGAGCCGCCATACGCGGAGACGTTCGGCGACAACCTGAACCTGACGATCCCGGCGCCCGGGCCGAGCGTGATCCAGTCGGTGTGCGGGGCCGCCAAGTGCGTAGTGGTCCTCATCTCCGGCAGGCCGCTGGTGGTGGAGCCGTACCTGGGCGACATGGACGCGCTGGTGGCGGCGTGGCTGCCGGGGTCGGAGGGGCAGGGCGTGGCGGACGTGCTGTTCGGCGACTACGGGTTCACGGGGAAGCTGCCGCGGACGTGGTTCAAGTCGGTGGACCAGCTGCCCATGAACGTGGGCGACGCGCACTACGACCCGCTCTTCCCGTTCGGCTTCGGACTCACCACCAAGGGCACGAAGTGA
- the LOC100191390 gene encoding uncharacterized LOC100191390 precursor — protein MASVHKATTLVLMFCLLALGRAEYLKYKDPKQPVAVRIKDLLGRMTLAEKIGQMTQIERENATADALAKYFIGSVLSGGGSVPAPQASAQAWAAMVTEMQKGALSTRLGIPIIYGIDAVHGHNNVYKATIFPHNVGLGATRDPDLVKRIGEATALEVRATGIPYAFAPCIAVCRDPRWGRCYESYSEDPKVVQSLTSLISGLQGDAPADSAGRPYVGGSKKVAACAKHYVGDGGTHNGINENNTIIDTHGLLSIHMPPYYNSIIRGVSTVMVSYSSWNGVKMHANHFLVTDFLKNKLKFRGFVISDWEGIDRITTPPHANYSYSIEAGVGAGIDMIMVPFRYTEFIDDLTTQVQNKVIPMSRIDDAVYRILRVKFTMGLFENPYPDSSLAGELGKQEHRELAREAVRKSLVLLKNGKSSYAPLLPLPKKAGKILVAGSHANDLGNQCGGWTITWQGSSGNTTAGTTILSGIEATVDPSTQVVYSESPDSGVLADKYDYAIVVVGEPPYAETFGDNLNLTIPAPGPSVIQSVCGAAKCVVVLISGRPLVVEPYLGDMDALVAAWLPGSEGQGVADVLFGDYGFTGKLPRTWFKSVDQLPMNVGDAHYDPLFPFGFGLTTKGTK, from the exons ATGGCGAGCGTGCACAAGGCCACCACCCTTGTTCTCATGTTCTGCCTGCTAGCGCTGGGGAGAGCGGAGTACCTCAAGTACAAGGACCCAAAGCAGCCCGTCGCTGTTCGCATCAAGGACCTGCTGGGTCGGATGACTCTCGCCGAAAAGATCGGCCAGATGACGCAGATCGAGAGGGAAAACGCCACGGCCGACGCGCTGGCCAAATACTTCATAG GTAGCGTGCTGAGCGGCGGAGGCAGCGTGCCTGCTCCTCAGGCGTCTGCTCAGGCTTGGGCCGCCATGGTGACCGAGATGCAGAAGGGCGCTCTTTCTACGCGTCTGGGTATACCGATCATCTACGGTATCGATGCAGTGCATGGGCACAACAACGTCTACAAAGCTACTATTTTCCCTCACAACGTCGGGCTTGGAGCTACCAG GGACCCTGACCTCGTTAAGAGAATTGGAGAAGCAACTGCTCTTGAAGTTAGAGCTACTGGAATTCCTTACGCCTTTGCTCCCTGTATAGCG GTCTGTAGAGATCCAAGATGGGGACGTTGCTATGAGAGCTACAGTGAGGATCCAAAGGTTGTCCAGTCACTGACTTCACTCATCTCTGGCCTGCAAGGTGACGCTCCTGCGGATTCCGCGGGAAGGCCGTATGTTGGGGGAAG TAAGAAGGTTGCTGCATGCGCGAAGCACTATGTCGGTGATGGTGGAACGCATAACGGAATCAACGAGAACAACACGATCATCGACACACACGGGCTGCTGAGCATCCATATGCCTCCTTACTACAACTCTATCATCCGAGGTGTCTCCACGGTCATGGTCTCCTACTCCAGCTGGAACGGAGTGAAGATGCACGCGAACCATTTCCTGGTCACGGATTTTCTCAAGAACAAGCTCAAGTTTAGG GGTTTTGTGATTTCCGACTGGGAGGGCATTGATCGGATCACTACTCCTCCTCACGCCAACTACTCTTACTCAATTGAGGCTGGTGTTGGTGCTGGAATTGACATG ATCATGGTTCCATTCAGATACACAGAATTCATCGACGATCTGACGACACAAGTTCAGAACAAGGTCATCCCCATGAGCAGAATCGACGACGCCGTCTACAGGATCCTTCGTGTCAAGTTCACCATGGGTCTGTTCGAGAACCCTTACCCCGACTCTAGCCTCGCCGGCGAGCTCGGGAAGCAA GAACACCGGGAACTGGCGCGCGAAGCCGTCAGGAAATCCCTTGTTCTCCTGAAGAACGGCAAGTCCTCCTACGCTCCGTTGCTGCCCCTCCCGAAGAAGGCCGGCAAGATCCTGGTCGCCGGCAGCCACGCCAACGACCTGGGCAACCAGTGCGGGGGGTGGACGATCACGTGGCAAGGAAGCAGCGGCAACACCACTGCCG GCACGACGATCCTCTCCGGGATCGAGGCCACCGTGGACCCCAGCACGCAGGTGGTGTACTCGGAGAGCCCGGACAGCGGCGTGCTGGCCGACAAGTACGACTACGCGATCGTGGTGGTCGGTGAGCCGCCATACGCGGAGACGTTCGGCGACAACCTGAACCTGACGATCCCGGCGCCCGGGCCGAGCGTGATCCAGTCGGTGTGCGGGGCCGCCAAGTGCGTAGTGGTCCTCATCTCCGGCAGGCCGCTGGTGGTGGAGCCGTACCTGGGCGACATGGACGCGCTGGTGGCGGCGTGGCTGCCGGGGTCGGAGGGGCAGGGCGTGGCGGACGTGCTGTTCGGCGACTACGGGTTCACGGGGAAGCTGCCGCGGACGTGGTTCAAGTCGGTGGACCAGCTGCCCATGAACGTGGGCGACGCGCACTACGACCCGCTCTTCCCGTTCGGCTTCGGACTCACCACCAAGGGCACGAAGTGA